The Amphiura filiformis chromosome 1, Afil_fr2py, whole genome shotgun sequence nucleotide sequence ACAGATCTTTCAGAAAAGATAGCTTACCATCTGGACATCTCACatcatttattttgttgtttctgGTATTAGAATATCCATTGCCTGAAGTTGCTTTTCCTCCAGGATAGCCCAACTGCCGACAGGTTACCCACGCTTCGCGATCGCCCCATTCCCTATCCGTGGAACTGTAAGTGTCATAACACACCGCCCTCCACTCTCCGTCGTGATACACCTCTATTCTACCTTCCCATTCTTTGCCGTCGACAAGACGTACGTCTCCATCTTGAAATGttgacaattcaattcaaatcaatAGCATTATGGaatagaagaaaaagaaaaacgtGGCATAAAAGTATAAAAATGATTAATTAATGAAAGAGTTTAGCtccaacactacactatttttttttctctcaccTGAAACTTTTTCGCTAGattgactagcgtcttcagcagatggtgatactGTGATGATATCTACAATCGGGATAGTCCTATGACGTACATGTAAGAACAGACTTTTTCATCACTTGATGACAGAACATCACTTGATAAACTCTGTTTTTAGGCCTATGTTGAAAAATGattgattcaattccaatttaTTTTCTGGGCTTAATCCCAAATCTCATTTTAATAATATGAATATAAATGTAAATCGCACAATTAAGATTCACTATTTCATCCGGATCTTCAAAAATATGATACATTTATAATCTAAATTCACGAGGGATAACACATTATGTATGAATTTTTCCATAACATGACAATTGAACCAAATCGAATCAGTGAAGTCAATATTGTGCAGTTTGGTCTAATCACCAATGGCGTAGCCAGGTGTTGGGTACATTTTTTTGCCGACTGAAGTGTGAATTGTTGATCCCATTGTTTTGCCCTGTGCGCTCAAGgctctatttttctttctttctttctttctttttggagGGGGTGGGGTGCAGACAAACGTTTTCCAATCATTTTACCACCCAGCACCCTACCCCAACCTCCCTTACCCCACTACATCCTATCCTTGTACTTCTTCCTGTATCGACGAGCCTGATAAACGTTGTCAAGAAATCAGATTTTAAACAGTTTATATGGTGGTATGAATTACCCTGACATATttatattgggtttttttaactCACTCAGTGCCCATTCCCTCCGCTCTATATGAGGGGTAAAAAGGCACACACTCCTTCAAAGTAGTGCTTTGCTTAACCAGACCAGtgctgtccctattcaccccgaaGTCGGGGTTactaacattttataaaaatatataccccAACATATGTTCAATTTCTTTTAAATGGTGGATTAAAGGCATTATGGGTAGACAAAATATGCCATCAAAAGTTTGGCTTATGGGGCTAAAGGATCGGAACAAATATACAATATAGAGAGTGCCAAAAGTGTCCCCCTTTCTACGGCACTCGGACAATGTCAAAGCTGCGTTATTCCAATATAGTACTTACCGAAGTGATCTTGACATACAACACTATTCATGTTCATGATATAACCAAATGTTATCAAGGCGAATATAAATGGAAACATCGTTATTCCTGTTGCGGTCGTATATAGATTGCACATAATATGGAGACTTGGGAAACGACTTCCCTGTAACATATTAGCATAACATTTGTATAAATATATGATGTCGGTTTGTTCATAATTTCACTGCATGCAGCAATAATAGTTGATTATCAGCttcataaaatatatttatatatattttaatgtcTTTTTGTTATTTGTCTTTACGATGAACTTCCTTTTAAAGTTCATGCTGGGTCAAAGTAAATCATGACAATTGCAAAGTAAATACCAGTATAGTATAACTGCACGGTTCACTTCCCTTGGCAATGAACTGGTACCattatattattacattttatgtttaaaattatATACGTTATATAAAATCCGTAGTTTCGTACGCAATCAAACaaaccaccccaccccaccctcacacacccaccccacacaaacCCACATATGTTTTATGGGAACTAGGTTATCCGTTATCACTACCCACCCCACATTTCGCCACTAAAATAACGTATTTTAAACTGTAGAACGGAGCAGTAAATTAAGTGTAATTACGAATGCTACACATgtaaaataacattgcaaaatctGTTATACTGACATCTTTAAATAATCATTATATTTTGGGATTGTCTAAAATTGGCGAGTTGTGTCCCATTGGCGACTTGTAGGTGAGTTTATGGGGCGATTTGTGAAGTGAGTTGTGTGGATGGTTAATACTTTAAATAATGTCTTTAAAATAAAACCGGACAAGCGATAAATCGACAATTACGACATAAATGCTACTGGTTTACACAAGAAATATGGCTATAATAGATGTTGTACTTGATACATGTGTATTAAAACTACAAATAACTTATCTAATATTTCCTACACCTTATCTATGCTAAGGGAGTCAGTTTTAAGATATGTTTATATGTTTAATTTACTTACCATATCGTCATATTGGTTTCAAGCAAGCAGTAATAAACAGGTGTACAATTGCAGTTCCTAGGCTTTATAACTCACGTTTGTTTGATAGCAAGTAAAACTGTAGTCATTTTAAAGTAAGATGAGCACTGGTGGCACTATTTATCTTAAACCTTCTTCTTTAATACTTGTATGATAAATggaattagaacatcagaaaCAAAGACTAACCAAGTCTGGCAAGGAAAAACTTTTTATTATGAAATGCAGGCGCATATACAGAACTTCAGCAAccgggtggtggggtggggggtgtttgcgcgaatttcttggtgagctaagaaaggatcatgaaacgtgtaggggagaccggggcaaaatGGACTACGGGGCAAAGCGAAACACCCCCATTAACTTCTTTATATGCTGCCCTCAAAAACAGTGTAGATTGGAAATAGCCATTCAAGTTGAAAAAAATGGCCTTAGGGGAAATGAAGGATTTGGGGTGATAGAGTCACTATATTGGCCTTTGGGTGACATATTCAAGGAGAAATAAGGGGTCTTGGATGACAAAGCCGAAAATTATGGACCTTTGAGTGACCTGGGCCCTTAACAGCTTTACATGCGCGTCACCTACAAAAGTCCACACCCCGGACTTTCACGTACCGCATTCTGTTGACCGAAAAACTAATAACCCTCTCAAATAATCCCACCCAGACCCCGCTTTTATCTGTGTAGATTAAATACCGAACTCGATACATAGCATTATGTAATCTATGGTGTTTACTACACATAATTACGAATCTCATAATTACGAAAAGTCTTCACAGGACAAATACCTGTATTATCACTCGGGAGCTGTTCTTCATTATCATCTCCTTCACCAGCAGAGGTTGAATATAATGGCTTCTCTAGTGAGGTTAAAATTGCATGCAAATGTTTTGTCAGTCGCTACAGTAATATACACTTCTCAAAGTCAAAATCAAACCAAAGTGTTTTTCGGTTTCATGGGACATCAGTACttcttattaatttattttaatttctcTGTCATCTGAACAATAGAGGAAGGAATATATCCGCGCCTACTCAATAATGGTTGTTTCATTGACAAACTACTGTGTTCCCTGTCGGAttaagtaggcctattgaacaggTCCTAAACAACTTAGTCAGTAAACTGTATGCCTTACAACAGATAACACACTCGCTATAGCCGTGCTCTTTTTATGTGATATTGATACGGTACCGAAGACAACAGCTGTTCCGAACTCAGCCAGGAACCCTGTTTCCAGACGAAAATTTGTATGAATGCAAAGTAATTatcccacatagaggaatacaacATCTATCCTGCGTTAATTTGCAATCTGTTGCCTGCAAAGCCGACGGTCAGACATAAACTCTAAAAGGAGCATGTCCAGATATCAGAATTAGTTTCATGgtaagcttaagggatctaaaatgagcgtttattgcgtttcgacagtatttttgtgggacatgagagcacctcagacctatcgaattgcattctgaatacgaagcatgtctttctgatatcaaataattttcattttgtgaaaatcacaatataatacaaattttatgacaaattataaaaatttgatatttttcaaatttttgatatataacagtactcgaagtaaatcatataaatctaatgagatattcttaaagtgtatgtagcagggaggaaaagccgacggtcaattgaaaactttgacctttcatattgaagatatgtattttgttcccaaaaagacctatttttttggtgttttgggaaaaaatccatatcttcaatacgaaaggtcaaaagtttcaattgatcgtcggcttttcatcccacctacatacactttaagtataaatcatcagattcataaagtttacttcaagtactgttaaatatcaaaaaatataaatttttaatgatttgccataaaatgtgtattaaattgcgaatttcagaaaatcaaaattatttgatatcagaatgaaattcttcgtattcagaatgcaattcgatatgtctgatgtgttctaatgtcccacaataaatactgtccaaacgttcataccccagcccttaaaacgcattgaaaacgccaaatttcattcacaaaatatataatattagtaaatcaccaaagtgaATGGTAACGTAGTTATGTATAAAAGAACTgttttaacaataacaaagtatgtaccctaagatttgtctttggcatgtcgcttttttgaaatatcaccaaaaacatcaaattgtggttttggaaaaacgccccaaaatgtaaaacaaacatgaaccttccaaaataaatacatattcgcactcggtgGTCCAGtcactgtgatttggggtaactcgtcgcTTCCTCTCTCCGGTTACATGTACTTTAAATTTGCCCATACCCCAGCCTTTAAGCTGACATAAGCTAACCATTATGTCTATTGAGTTGACAGAATTCGCAGATGCTTCCAATGGTCTGATAATCGGCAGTACTAGAATTAATAAATCGGCAAAAATAAAGTATCTCGAAACTACtcctttttattcataaatcaaaggCAGTCCTTCTAAGTTTTATTCTGGAAAATACGACGACCAAATcttgtgaacttttatttttacatcaatttcaataatgcccATGTGTTTTCTATGGGTAACATACGTTACTAAGGGTTATTAAACATGTTATTGCtttaaaacactaaaaaaattaaatgtaagGCAAGTCTCGCTGTCATATTGTAAGATAGAtgtcacatttttcaaaatcactcgtttgtcaatttttgatgcttttatttaatatgcaaaattcaAACAAACTAGAAAGAAAGTAAGTTACGTTACCATTGGATTGAAAGGAGTGCTGCAAGCTCCTTTGTTGACAATGCATAAACTAACTattttggcataaaacaatgcaatgtcgccttttagttcaaaaagaaatTTTTGTTAAAGGGGAAGTGATTGCCTCAAAAAAGAGttgaaaaagaaatgaaaatttagaTGAAACTTACGTTACAATTATTAGGATATTTTTCATTGAGTCTATTTTCTGTAATGCCCTTTTCCTAAGTACTTATAATACATGGTGGCGTTATTATAAGAAAACAATACACGGATAATCGGTCGCAGTTTTAGTAAATTTTAATAGGGTGTTAAAattaatggtaacgtatgtttctgTCACGTAGGTAacattttaacttcaaaatgccCGACAAATATGTTGGAAATGCGTTAACgaaataatatcaataaaattgatCAAGTATACCTGCGGCTATAATTTGCTCAACAGTTTATTAAATATTACAGTCTGAATCTTTTTTTAGATccattcaaattttctttgctgCTCAGCACAGTTGGTgctgttttagtttgcttttttgatAAATATTATAGGTCTGcctctaaatcatctagtttcacctgatattggtggcatttaactgtgagagttttgaaaatgcaaaaattccgccagaaattagccattttcccattgaaaactgtCTGATGGATAATTAGTGGTAATTAACCTTAAAGGGTGATGGTCAGATTTTATCCAAAATGTGCTTTTCAATGCCTTGTGGTGTGCATTTGAAGGCCTCGTGAATATAAATCACTTTTCGACACATTTTCACAATGTCTATCGGATCTTTAATGTTAACCAAACATATCAGGAAATAACAGGAATGTTTCTTATCAACAGAGAGGTTGCAATTTCCCTTACGCCATGCGCCTTACTGTGACCGATCTCTCCTCTACCTGCACCTGACGCTAAGCGATGGTACGCGGCGTGGCGCCAATTCCGACAAATCGTGACTCATCccaacaatgcctcatttcaaatatatagttttagttttggttttggttttggtcacgtggtttcctattgtcctgcctaaccacttgaatcacaagatatcgaactctttgtttctaccttttgtttaaaactaaacatttgtgacaggtagtttcggttttggtttcagtttcttataagtggtgtgacgaataaaattacaggattttcgagttacctgatctaagtatacaaaagaaatgtttaaatttcgcagtgcaatattcacgagcagagaagtcgaacaaaacagtctacatttgaaagcattgatttagtttgaaagcattggcttgagactacgaaatagcctaagctgatttcactgtgaaaatatatagaccatcgaaatatttgcattcgacattacaaaagaggccactactgtaattgtataggtgctataaacaaaatcgattcatgtccttaatcccatgtaccagaatcgatggaaggccattatatgacctctaataacctaatgacttttactgaagcaatttttactgcaaaaagtagaagatagcgGGGAGAAGAttagggtgggggtgggggggggggttggagggcaagggggatatgggccgggagagagaaacatatgagagagagcattggaagtgaaagagaaggggaggagagctcgagatgaagatatcgaatgtaggggaggaggagggggaaaggggtaatttaggaaagaggtggttatataggaggggagcccctcttaaagaggtatgggttgtgcttcccgggcataataaactaattcataatcaaatcatctccatgcatcgtttatgtttcatacaaacaaacaaattcccccaccccaccccatccttcagtatacgcgcatgtatatgatttctaggcctagaactcgtgagtgtaatatgccacctaccttcgacagagagcatcaactgcgggatagatttccgatatcaatcatgataataattatgttagcacaataggctattttatacttctggttataccctatactgtgtcctcccagcataatagtgttatgattgcagatcagatcagctctactttttaatcccttgatttttggtttctgaacaaaagagaaaccaaaactatatatttgaaatgagggaatgtttaCACCATGAAGGGCATGCCGGGAAGAACAATCTTTTTTGATAACTGGAGGTTAGCACATGGTCGGCTTGCTTTCAAGGGAACAAGAGAATTAGAAACTTTCAACTGGAGTAGGGATCATGTGTGGAGTAAACTGCGGACAACTGTCGGTATTGTTCATGACGTCTTCTGAGCAGAGTGTTCATGGTATTGAAGACCTAATACGGTTATCATAGTATATTGGTGATAATGCTCAATTTCGAACTATAACTCTTTATCATAAATTATTTAAGACATTAACGTTGTTTGATGAGGCTGATGCCCTATTCAAATCTACTTTTGCTCAATTGCATTCATCATAATCAAGATCATAATTATCCATTCTGTCAGTGAAtggaaattattataatatttgagGTTTATTTCATATTAATGGTTCATTTTAAATagccatttcattttatttggaaCAAAACGGATTAAACCCGACGCTGGAGCAGGGTACTCTGCACGTACTCAGAAGTTATGAACGTGTAAAAGATGTTCAACAAATTTTATTCTTAAACATCAATAAAAATCGTCATGAAAATTGCAAATCAGCAATTATCATAAGTTTATTAGCCAGAACACAtagaacgcgttcattaatgtaacggtttttaacacatgacacgtgtttaacttatttagagaacactagtgttaatgtagagaacacaggtgttattacctcagaacactagtgtaacatgttctaatcctttaaactctggtgttcaaaattactatctatgaacacctcggacacatgaaagaaatgtaacggttttttaacacatgacacgtgttcaaacattcattttcagaatgctggtgttcaacctttatttatacattttcaaaatctcattactcgacaataaacaaatgcatggtagtataaacaagataatggcagtgttccgaagaattccgatgaaatcagagagctttcacctaaggcaagcccaaggctcgaaccctcgccgatcgtatctcccggctgacagcgcaacgcatttTAATGCGATTAAAATCGCTCGGCCATAGTCACCCTCTTGTGTCTCTCTATGCTTGTTCATggctgtcaacagatatacgggctccgagtcgctcccaaagttgccctgaatttcattcttctctaaatccttcgaatttactctcactatcatcccatttgttttggaaaagacagtttgttatagcgtttcccggaagcgtttccacgttgcatcgccattgttgttgttgttgttgttacttatatccctccttcaaaggagcaccgtgtatttctcgctgacacgtcgcagctgtccaacgcctctatctgctcatgcgttccatttttgaacaccagtattcaatataatcattcagaacacttgtgacacgtctgatcaatactatgtgttccacattatactaaaagaacactaatgtgcaaggcttatcatattttcaaatacactagtgttctaaagagacaatgaacacctcggacgcgtctgagaggcgtcacgtgttcgggaacatttgcagtgtagTGAGAGTTTAACTTTTGCGCCAACACACAAAGCGCCGCAaatccacagatagttgtgtacgatgtagttaatggtaatggcacgtacccggaggatttaaaccataacgagatctgggcgaccaatcacaagccagatccatttaaagatgctttACATAATGactaattttagtaggccagaaattggcatATCTTTACATAGAGACCCGTGTTAAGAAAGTTAACCCcaatccaaagtaagtagtccacaaTTCAGAGtcttatgcttaaatgtaatagccagagtatgcacaatgggcaagtgaatTACGGAGAAGTCTAAATGCTATCGTGCTTGTGTTTGAAATTGCGGGGTCCACGTCCAACTTAGTTTTGTCAGCATACATTTTTAACGGAATACTACCTAGCGCGATAGACATCCATATGATAAAGGACGCGACGGTGGGATATTTCTCACAAGTCAAAACGGGTGTAAGCAGTTTGATGTCAACAGGCAAAAACATGGCTTTTATAATTTTCTCAAAAGGTAGATGGCAAATGCGTGTCATTCTCAGATTATGTTTTGGAGACCTCTGCtttgattaagatgatatcaaatgtacatttcaattgCCACGGTAACGCGACTTGTGGCTGGAAACACGACCCTTGCTTTTGTACATAAAGTCTATGTAAAGCTATTTTCTGGTATGAATagaacgaatcacatggttttatttaaaataaactcatattgatcatgaaaacgaataaaaacagccccctcaacacgcgatattcaaaattcccgggcaccgaagTTGTCTGGGGCAATGacatcccagtaatacaatgaagaatGACGACAATAGTGAGTACACATAAACATGACAtcattgcaccagacaatttcggcgcgggaattttgaatatcgcatgttgagagccggctgtttttattcgtttttatggtcaatatgacaatatgagtttgttttaaataatattttttttattttttaggcataatgttgtgatcgCAGAAGACTTCCTTTAAAAGGTAGATCGTTTTGCGGTCAAAGATTTTCCTTATCGGAAATTGTGTACTATAAAGCAGGGAAGATTAAAGGTGTATTGGACATTATTAATTATATGTATCTGCTTTATTTGTTGAAGTTTTTCTTGGATGAAATTTCCATGCGATACTAGTAATTGTAAAGTTAAAGCGTAGAGCTCAACGCGAAATACTTTTCAGAGAAAATAGGGGCGTTATTATCAttgttaaagggcatatctattgcaaaaacaagtttaactccattcgaagagaataattattacattacaagttgacactcgttgcaatttttgaTTCGTATTTCACTTGAAAAAAGCCAAAATGTGTTGAtaaaatgctggctcgtacggCGCTTATTGATTTCCAATGCTGCAGACTGATGAAGTACATTATATGAAGATGTTCAGTGATATTTATGAAGATGTTCAGTGATGTATGCCTAATGCGCGACCTTGTACACGAGAGAAATTGGGAAGGGACAACAAAAGCCATGGAGATTTGTTacttgcataataaatacaatattgatatgtcatgctcaaattctaagctcgtACGGTGaaattggtatattttttttacaaattttaaacgacttaattttttcaaaaaaggagtcattttcattggcCTCAAAATATTAGCttaccaatgatatgatgttgtccgagcaatatatatgccctttaaacaCTACTTTAAGTTTGTAAAAACTACTTCAAGTTTGCATGTCCTTCGTGCACAAGCAGGACAAGGTTCACTTCCGTAGTTTCGCTCTCGATCCGCTCCGAACCACATAGTTTGGATTTATGAAATATTGGTGGAATGAATCATTTGATCTTGAAATTGCAGTACATCGAAAACAACATCAATAGAAAGAACGCGACTAATAACAAGGTGAGTAAATCTGCATTTATTACTATTTACAAGTATTACTATTatgattactattattattactgtTACTTTGACTATATACAAGTCGTGTGCAATTTTCGGTAAGGCGCTACATATTACGAATACTTTATAGAACATGTCAAATGCAACGAAACATCCAATCTGTTGGAACGTAAATTAAATATTATGTTAATATAAATTAATATCGGCCAGTGAATGACGCGTGGCATATGTTGCAAAGAATTAAACAAAATTTATAtaacaaaatgtgttttatacattaaatctttctttctttctttcgttcgttcgttcgttcgttcgttctttctttctttctttttctttctttctttctttctttctttctttctttctttctttctttctttctttctttctttctttctttctttctttctttctttctttctttctttctttctttctttctttctttctttctttctttctttctttctcttttctttctatctttctttctatctttctttctttctttctttctttctctctgagTACTTTAGTATATCAGCCATCAAGTTATAGTAAATAAATCTATTATTCAGACGATTGACGAATAAACACCATGGATCCCCCTTTATTAAATACTCTTATTAAAAATAATGTTACTGTAATTAATGCACTTCATGCTTAGTATAAAAACAAACATTGTACATTTACAATCATAAAAACAGTATAAATCCGGGACAAATTGAGAGTATCGATGTGATCCAACCATTTCCTTTTTGTTCCTGCTTTGGATGTTTGAATATCGAgcaatattatcaaatcaaataaaaataataactcTTTATCCTGTTAAATATCTAGCAACATTGTCAGTCTattgtcaaataaaaaaattaaatcccccccccaaaaaacacaccaaaaaacaacaacaaacaaacaaaccaaaaaaaaccaaaaaacaaaaacaaacaaaaaacccaacaaaaaaacaacaacacaaacaaaaacaaaaacaaaaatatattttgctgTTGACGTTTCTAATGCGACCTATTTACAAAAAGGAGCAGATGTTAGGGATTTTGCTACggcacggtcctttgatgtgtatatcaccgtcccgcaagCCACGTGATAACATAATAACCTCTTAATACTTTGATTTCAGAGTCGGTTTAATGTCTACCTTTATCGGAATCCTGCTAGATGTGTCTGGCTCCATGAGAAGCAGCATTGGGGAGGGAGTGACTGAAGAGGGAGGAACGTGGGCGCACTCTGTATTTACAGTGATTGACGACCTAATAAAGCATGACGTCTCAAACAGTAATCGCGTTTTCGCAGTCGGTGTCGGAGCGAGCAAAGGCCAATACATATTTGACACGCTGGGCACGATTCAAGAAATCCAGAGGTATCAGAGAGAAGGAAGCCTTGATAGAGGCCCTGCTGAATACCCGACCATTGAAGATATCTTCCGAATACTGGAGTCAAATGGTGCGTGGACAATAAGAAAATGGACGGCGAAAGATACCGTAAGGCAAGTAGTATCTGAAAATGAGGCACAGTCAATCCTCAATAAACTTAGATTAGACAGATCCTTCACAAGAGATTTCGTGGACGATTACCTTCCTAAAGCTTGCCGCGAAGTAGAAGACCCTCGAGGTTCGTTACGCACGGTAGGTGATGTTGTCGGTGCTTTGTTCGATTCCTTGACTAAAAAAAGGTTTGCATCCGCCGCAAGTTCATTCGTCTGGGCTTCTACTACAGATATTGAAGAAGTTGTTAGAAAAGCTATGGCAACAGGAGAATTAAACGACATTTCGCTTAAAGGTGTGAGTGAGACATCAGTGTTTAGCATACAGGACGCGGCCAACATTATTCACGGATGTGTCGATGAAAGGGTGCTCAGAACGCAAAGAGCCACGGAATTACTGAAAATCGTCGAGCCATTTATTTATGGTGGTACACCATTACATTCAGCGTTGGGAGAAGCATCGGCCCTTATATTGGGATCACTGGATACATATCCAAATCATCGCAGATTACTGTTTATCCTGTCTGACGGATGTC carries:
- the LOC140141161 gene encoding uncharacterized protein, coding for MSTFIGILLDVSGSMRSSIGEGVTEEGGTWAHSVFTVIDDLIKHDVSNSNRVFAVGVGASKGQYIFDTLGTIQEIQRYQREGSLDRGPAEYPTIEDIFRILESNGAWTIRKWTAKDTVRQVVSENEAQSILNKLRLDRSFTRDFVDDYLPKACREVEDPRGSLRTVGDVVGALFDSLTKKRFASAASSFVWASTTDIEEVVRKAMATGELNDISLKGVSETSVFSIQDAANIIHGCVDERVLRTQRATELLKIVEPFIYGGTPLHSALGEASALILGSLDTYPNHRRLLFILSDGCPTDSGKLDRIQSQLRYANVTVVSCYIYRSSRVEPRRLYSVADRSWERGARFLFNLSSKIPTDLVTRAIFIKHGWQIDINTNETKLLFM